In the genome of Paenibacillus pabuli, one region contains:
- a CDS encoding threonine/serine exporter family protein, protein MLHFIEQALTSFVASASFGIIFNAPRRMLLHGGFVGMIGWIIYIVLEYAADAVPATLAATIAVGVISQLFSRTFRAPVIIFSVAGIIPLVPGGLAYNAMRNFVQNDYGAAMEMAAKALMLSGAIAIGLVLSEVLNQMIRRLPGSLRAKS, encoded by the coding sequence ATGCTTCATTTTATTGAACAAGCCCTGACCAGCTTTGTCGCCTCGGCCTCATTCGGCATTATTTTCAACGCTCCTCGGCGTATGCTGCTTCACGGTGGATTTGTCGGCATGATCGGCTGGATCATCTATATTGTGCTCGAATATGCTGCGGATGCCGTTCCTGCTACACTGGCAGCGACCATCGCGGTAGGTGTCATAAGCCAGCTGTTCTCCCGCACGTTTCGCGCGCCTGTCATTATCTTCAGTGTGGCTGGCATTATTCCGCTCGTTCCCGGTGGACTGGCGTATAATGCGATGCGTAATTTTGTACAAAATGATTACGGCGCTGCCATGGAGATGGCTGCCAAAGCGCTCATGTTATCCGGTGCCATCGCGATCGGACTTGTATTGTCCGAGGTGTTGAACCAGATGATTCGTCGTTTACCCGGTTCGTTGCGAGCAAAATCCTAA
- a CDS encoding threonine/serine exporter family protein, whose amino-acid sequence MLQSGGETYRVEDTMKRMAAALGLPHSHSYVVPTGIFFSVDATEPAKLIRISERTTDLHKVSEVNAVSRRIGQGELTVEEAHALLQQIEGQPSSYSAIVKLTAAALSSGCFTIMFGGGWGDFLPAVLCGGIGYAAVIAFHRLVLVKFFAELTASFVIGLLAFLLVYMGAGHERDKIIIGSVMPLVPGLLITNAVRDLMAGHLVSGLSKGAEAFLTAFAIGTGIAVVFSLFT is encoded by the coding sequence ATGCTGCAAAGCGGCGGTGAGACCTACCGTGTGGAAGATACGATGAAACGCATGGCTGCCGCGCTGGGCCTTCCCCATTCGCACAGTTATGTGGTGCCCACAGGTATCTTCTTCTCGGTTGATGCAACCGAGCCTGCCAAGCTGATTCGGATTTCCGAACGAACTACGGACTTGCACAAGGTATCCGAAGTAAACGCTGTTTCCCGACGTATCGGACAAGGGGAGCTGACCGTTGAAGAAGCACATGCTTTGTTACAGCAAATTGAAGGACAGCCCTCCTCTTATTCTGCGATTGTGAAGCTTACTGCGGCGGCGTTATCCAGTGGGTGCTTTACCATTATGTTCGGCGGAGGCTGGGGCGACTTTCTCCCTGCGGTACTCTGCGGCGGGATCGGCTATGCTGCCGTTATTGCCTTCCATCGATTGGTACTGGTGAAGTTTTTTGCTGAGCTGACAGCTTCATTTGTCATTGGACTACTCGCCTTTTTGCTTGTCTATATGGGTGCGGGTCATGAACGGGACAAAATCATTATTGGTTCAGTCATGCCTCTGGTACCAGGGCTGCTGATTACCAACGCTGTGCGTGACCTGATGGCCGGGCATCTCGTGTCCGGATTATCCAAGGGAGCCGAGGCGTTTCTGACGGCTTTTGCGATTGGTACCGGCATCGCTGTTGTTTTTTCACTTTTTACGTAA
- a CDS encoding S66 family peptidase yields the protein MNNRSIRYPQPLAPGNTIGVAAPSSGVSESLHHYLEESRHNMERLGFGVQESQFLRHNAKCVSSSKEDRAAEINAFFRDPGIQAIIPPWGGEFLMDILPLLDWEAFKTLPPKWVMGYSDISTFLFAYTLITGTATAHGTNYVDLRSNELDSVTARWIDVLQTGQGEQVTQSSSTHYQSEWKPELAGFNLDTPSHWKQLGQPVGTDSTDSQVTFSGRLIGGCMDTITCLIGTPYAPVEAYLDQYCAEEGTIWYLESCEMNAGDIYRHLWQMRQAGWFAGVKGFMFGRPAGYSDTGDFNFTDALSSALGDMDVPILYDVDLGHIPPQLTFVNGALGKVAYENGRGSLEMAFV from the coding sequence ATGAATAACCGTTCGATCCGTTACCCGCAACCCCTTGCTCCGGGAAATACTATTGGCGTGGCTGCACCCTCCAGCGGTGTAAGTGAATCCTTGCATCATTACCTTGAAGAGAGCAGGCATAATATGGAGCGCCTTGGTTTTGGAGTTCAGGAAAGCCAATTTTTACGGCATAACGCCAAATGTGTAAGTTCTTCCAAGGAAGATCGCGCTGCTGAGATCAATGCTTTTTTCCGCGATCCGGGGATTCAGGCTATTATCCCTCCGTGGGGTGGAGAGTTCCTTATGGATATTCTGCCCCTGCTGGATTGGGAAGCCTTTAAGACGCTGCCGCCCAAATGGGTTATGGGATATTCAGATATCAGCACCTTTTTATTTGCATATACCCTGATCACCGGGACGGCTACAGCTCATGGAACGAACTACGTAGATCTAAGATCCAATGAACTCGATTCGGTGACCGCCCGCTGGATTGATGTATTACAAACTGGCCAGGGAGAGCAGGTTACTCAATCTTCCTCCACTCATTATCAATCGGAATGGAAACCGGAGTTAGCCGGGTTTAATCTGGATACCCCTTCCCACTGGAAACAGCTGGGTCAGCCTGTGGGGACGGACTCAACAGACTCACAGGTTACCTTCTCAGGTCGGTTAATCGGCGGCTGTATGGATACAATCACCTGTCTGATTGGCACGCCTTACGCACCTGTTGAAGCGTATCTTGATCAGTATTGTGCGGAAGAAGGAACGATCTGGTATCTGGAGAGCTGTGAGATGAATGCGGGTGATATCTACCGTCATCTGTGGCAGATGAGACAGGCAGGCTGGTTTGCTGGTGTTAAAGGCTTCATGTTCGGCCGGCCTGCCGGATATTCGGATACAGGGGATTTTAATTTCACCGATGCCCTGTCTTCGGCTCTAGGAGATATGGATGTTCCCATACTGTATGATGTGGATCTGGGCCACATCCCGCCACAGTTAACCTTTGTGAATGGCGCACTGGGCAAAGTGGCTTATGAAAATGGGCGCGGGAGCCTTGAGATGGCATTTGTGTAA
- a CDS encoding DUF4179 domain-containing protein: MSDEMKSYEEALEQRLNARKTEYDAMSVPDAEAYQAVQAGIRQAARKRKSRLRWVMSSISTAAIILVFTGCIRVSPAFASFVEQLPGMEGIVSMIRQDKGLMMAIDQSLLQKVGVTDEHDGASVTVEGIITDESRMVIFYTMKGLKDPERGMYDIDLLDEHGKNLPVGFSYSSPKPASENGVYEDKIDVSFTESLPPQELTVVFKERGKEPNNKWKVTFPVDRSLTKGMKKIIPVNQTMTVDGQRIHVKEAVLYPTRLVLDIEYDPNNTKKIFGIRDLQLVDEQGRAWRTDSSSISGSGSSVFFESMYFTTPKKLTLQGSGLSAVDKDELVISIDPSSSEIQGGPSSLKLLQSTVQGKNLILEFSIADAQNATSGLSFTNIEDSKGNPFDINEVGWSPSVSEARVVIKNGAAAKGNLTMEIFSYPDQSRAPFSIEIPVTP; the protein is encoded by the coding sequence ATGAGCGATGAGATGAAGTCATATGAAGAAGCATTGGAACAGCGTCTTAATGCTCGTAAAACAGAGTACGATGCCATGTCTGTTCCGGATGCCGAAGCATACCAGGCTGTACAGGCCGGAATCCGTCAGGCTGCGCGCAAGCGCAAGTCCCGGCTGCGCTGGGTTATGAGCTCCATTTCGACAGCTGCAATTATCCTTGTCTTTACGGGATGTATCCGCGTCTCCCCCGCCTTTGCGTCCTTTGTGGAGCAACTGCCGGGCATGGAGGGCATTGTCAGCATGATTCGCCAGGATAAAGGATTAATGATGGCGATTGATCAATCCCTCTTGCAGAAGGTCGGTGTAACCGACGAGCATGATGGAGCTTCTGTGACCGTGGAAGGCATCATTACAGACGAATCACGCATGGTCATTTTTTACACGATGAAAGGATTGAAAGATCCGGAGAGAGGTATGTATGACATCGATTTGCTTGATGAGCATGGTAAAAATCTTCCTGTTGGATTCAGTTATTCTTCTCCTAAACCAGCTTCAGAAAATGGCGTTTACGAGGATAAAATCGATGTCTCATTCACAGAATCTTTACCGCCACAAGAGCTGACCGTTGTATTTAAGGAACGAGGTAAGGAACCGAATAATAAGTGGAAGGTCACCTTCCCAGTGGATCGCAGCTTAACAAAAGGCATGAAAAAAATCATTCCCGTAAACCAAACAATGACCGTGGACGGGCAGCGTATCCATGTAAAAGAGGCCGTTCTGTATCCCACTCGCCTCGTACTTGATATCGAATATGATCCGAACAACACCAAAAAAATCTTCGGAATTCGTGATTTGCAGTTGGTAGATGAGCAAGGCCGAGCATGGCGAACGGATTCCTCCTCTATTTCAGGCTCTGGAAGTTCTGTCTTTTTTGAAAGCATGTATTTCACCACTCCGAAAAAATTGACGCTGCAGGGATCTGGCCTTTCAGCGGTGGATAAGGATGAACTGGTTATCAGCATCGATCCATCTTCAAGTGAAATACAAGGTGGCCCATCGAGTTTGAAATTGCTGCAAAGCACGGTCCAGGGCAAAAATCTGATCCTCGAGTTTTCAATTGCAGACGCTCAAAATGCTACTTCAGGGCTATCATTTACCAATATCGAGGACAGCAAAGGAAACCCTTTCGATATTAATGAAGTAGGTTGGAGCCCTTCCGTCTCTGAAGCAAGAGTTGTCATTAAAAATGGAGCCGCAGCTAAAGGAAATCTGACCATGGAAATATTCTCTTACCCTGATCAAAGTCGTGCACCTTTCTCCATTGAGATTCCTGTGACTCCCTAA